GATTTTGGTAATAGAGGGGTTGCCCTATGCCGCCTTTCCAGAGCCGATGCAGAAGTGGCTTAAGCAGTTGACGCGTATGCCGCCTAAACTGTTACGAGTCTTAGGTTTCCTGTCTATCGTTACTGGTTTCTTGTTATGTTATCTCGCCCAGAGGACGCAGCTTTTGGGCTGATAGCATGTTTGCTTTTAGTTGAAACGTTTATTGGCCGGGATTCTTGGGGCAGGTTCAGTGACTGACGCCAGGTAAGGTTTGATGAATTGGTCACGACTGAGGGTATCAGCGTGTGAGTGATTAGTCTGTTGAAAGTATCTATTCCCTGTCTTTTCCCCTTCTTTTTCCTTAAAGTTTATTTAACTACACAGGTTAACGGTAATCAGTTATCGGTTTACGGTTAAAAGAATCATGGTTAGTCCATCGCATGATACTCAATGTCAGTGTGTTCTCAGCCATTGGCAGGACCCAATCACCGTCAACTGTCAACCGACAACCTGAGCAGTTATCTTTTTCCTTAAGTTTATAAGTCTAATAATTAGATTATTTAAAACTGATGTCGTGATGGATTCTATTTTTCATATTGACTCTTATGACTATCAACTGCCAGAGGCGCAGATAGCTCAAGAGCCAACAGAGTGTCGTGATGGCTCCAGACTATTGGTGGTTGATGGCGTTGCCGGGATCACTGCGGATTCAAAATTTGCTGATTTGCCGAGTTTGATTC
This Desulfobulbaceae bacterium DNA region includes the following protein-coding sequences:
- a CDS encoding DUF2065 domain-containing protein is translated as MKFLVSLIGVILVIEGLPYAAFPEPMQKWLKQLTRMPPKLLRVLGFLSIVTGFLLCYLAQRTQLLG